One Mercurialis annua linkage group LG3, ddMerAnnu1.2, whole genome shotgun sequence DNA window includes the following coding sequences:
- the LOC126675386 gene encoding protein KINESIN LIGHT CHAIN-RELATED 2 — MPGLAIMDAHNDYSPYKESFSHQRSPRSTLSPHTPRSGDSIDLAIDGVIIDTSIEHLYNNVCEMQSSDPSPSRASFLSYGEESRIDSELCHIIGEIKVVEMTKEVVAEDKQEESNAGDLIPKKDIGSVTNKEKSRAASLKNQLFRLQSDLQASDKSSPKSKSPRDKPRKVGFNTKKQQRNFASLGAKYRNGNDDHLEVGLDNPDLGPFLLKQTKDMISSGENPQKTLELAIRATKSFEVCANGKPDLELVMSLHVLAALHCSLGQYNEAIPVLERSIEIPILEDGQNHALAKFAGCMQLGDTYAMLGQIENSILCYTAGLEIQKQFLGELDQRIGETCRYVAEAYVQALQFDEAEKLCQMALDIHSKKGGPASLEEAADRRLMGLICEAKGDYEAALEYYVLASMAMAANGQDIEVASMDCSIGDAYLSLARYDEAIFAYQKGLTVFKSSKGENHPAVASVFVRLADLYNRIGKFRDSKSYGENALRIYEKSNPGIPAEEIASGFIEISAIYQSMNEFEQALKLLKKALKLYGNTPGQQCTIAGIEAQMGVIYYLMGNYADSYNTFKSSVSKFRLSGEKKSALFAIALNQMGLACVQRYAINEAAELFEEARTILEKEYGSYHPDTLGVYSNLAGTYDAMGRLDDAIEILEYVVGMREQKLGTANPDVIDEKKRLGELLKEAGKVRTKKSRSLVTLLDKDLHITQNDAIEEVS; from the exons ATGCCTGGACTAGCAATAATGGATGCACATAATGACTACTCACCTTATAAAGAAAGTTTTAGCCATCAAAGGTCACCAAGAAGCACACTGAGTCCACACACTCCGCGCAGCGGCGATTCGATTGATCTAGCTATCGACGGTGTAATCATCGACACATCTATCGAACATTTGTATAATAATGTATGTGAGATGCAGAGTTCTGATCCTTCACCGTCGAGGGCTAGTTTTTTGTCGTACGGGGAGGAATCGCGAATTGATTCCGAATTATGCCATATTATCGGAGAAATTAAGGTAGTGGAAATGACCAAAGAGGTGGTTGCAGAGGATAAACAAGAAGAAAGTAATGCTGGTGACTTGATTCCCAAGAAAGATATCGGTTCTGTTACAAATAAGGAGAAAAGCAGAGCTGCAAGTCTTAAAAATCAGCTTTTTCGCTTGCAATCCGATTTGCAGGCATCGGATAAGTCTAGTCCTAAGAGCAAATCTCCACGCGATAAGCCTCGAAAAGTCGGTTTCAATACGAAGAAGCAACAGAGGAATTTCGCTTCTCTCGGGGCAAAGTATCGGAATGGAAATGATGATCATCTTGAAGTAGGATTAGATAATCCTGATCTTGGACCTTTCTTGTTGAAACAAACAAAGGATATGATTTCTTCAGGAGAAAATCCACAAAAGACTCTCGAATTAGCGATTCGTGCTACGAAATCGTTCGAGGTTTGTGCAAATGGAAAACCCGATTTAGAGCTAGTTATGTCCCTACATGTTTTGGCAGCTCTACACTGCAGTTTAGGGCAGTATAATGAGGCAATTCCTGTTCTTGAGAGGTCTATTGAGATTCCAATACTAGAAGATGGTCAAAATCATGCACTTGCCAAATTTGCTGGATGTATGCAACTGGGTGATACTTATGCAATGCTGGGCCAGATTGAAAATTCAATTCTGTGTTATACAGCTGGTTTAGAGATCCAAAAGCAATTCTTGGGAGAATTAGATCAACGAATCGGAGAGACTTGTCGATACGTAGCAGAGGCTTATGTTCAAGCATTGCAATTTGATGAGGCTGAGAAGCTTTGTCAAATGGCGTTAGACATCCATAGCAAAAAAGGCGGTCCTGCGTCGCTCGAAGAAGCAGCGGATCGGAGGCTTATGGGACTAATATGTGAAGCGAAAGGAGATTACGAAGCAGCTCTTGAGTATTATGTTCTAGCAAGTATGGCAATGGCCGCGAATGGACAGGATATCGAGGTAGCTTCAATGGATTGCAGCATCGGAGATGCATATTTATCGTTGGCCAGGTATGATGAGGCAATTTTCGCTTATCAGAAAGGGCTTACCGTGTTTAAGTCGAGTAAAGGCGAAAATCATCCGGCAGTTGCTTCCGTTTTCGTACGTTTAGCTGATTTGTACAACAGAATAGGAAAATTCAGGGATTCGAAATCTTACGGAGAAAATGCACTTCGAATATACGAAAAGTCCAACCCTGGAATTCCTGCAGAAGAGATAGCTAGTGGATTTATCGAAATTTCTGCGATCTATCAATCGATGAATGAATTCGAGCAGGCACTCAAGTTACTTAAAAAGGCCTTGAAGTTATATGGAAACACTCCAGGTCAGCAATGTACAATTGCAGGAATTGAAGCACAAATGGGAGTTatatactacttgatggggaatTATGCAGATTCTTACAACACCTTCAAAAGTTCGGTTTCGAAGTTTCGACTAAGCGGGGAGAAGAAATCTGCATTGTTTGCAATTGCTTTGAACCAAATGGGATTAGCCTGCGTGCAACGCTACGCGATAAACGAGGCTGCTGAGTTATTCGAAGAGGCACGAACCATTCTGGAAAAAGAATACGGCTCTTATCATCCTGACACTCTAGGGGTTTACAGCAACCTTGCAGGAACTTATGATGCAATGGGCAG ATTGGACGATGCAATTGAGATTTTGGAGTATGTAGTGGGGATGAGGGAACAAAAGCTAGGAACAGCAAATCCTGATGTGATTGATGAAAAGAAAAGATTGGGTGAGCTGTTGAAAGAAGCAGGAAAAGTTCGAACCAAGAAATCCAGGTCACTGGTTACCCTTCTTGACAAGGACCTTCATATTACACAAAATGATGCCATTGAGGAAGTATCCTGA
- the LOC126674605 gene encoding GDSL esterase/lipase At3g27950 has translation MEPFRLVCTLAILVLEMVAEPRPVMSDADVQKCKFRSLYNFGDSNSDTGGISAALSEVTEPNGETFFGHPAGRFCDGRLLIDFLVETLKLPYLSPYLDSIGTNFKHGANFATGGSSIRPGGYSPFHLGIQIAQFIRFKARITSLYESGNSQALFKNNLPRPEDFSRALYTFDMGQNDLAYGFQLTTEQQVINSIPDILTQFSQALHELYKEGARFFWVHNTGPIGCLPYSVIYNSKPRNKDKNGCVKSQNKVAQEFNKQLKDKISQLSRELHHSTFTYVDVYSAKYHLISTANTQGNIIL, from the exons ATGGAGCCTTTTAGATTAGTTTGTACATTGGCGATTTTAGTTTTGGAAATGGTAGCAGAACCGCGGCCGGTGATGAGCGACGCCGACGTGCAGAAATGTAAATTCCGGTCACTGTACAATTTCGGAGATTCGAATTCGGATACAGGTGGAATATCTGCTGCATTATCTGAAGTTACTGAAccaaatggcgaaacgtttttTGGACATCCTGCTGGAAGATTCTGTGACGGTCGACTGCTTATTGATTTTTTAG TTGAAACACTAAAATTACCCTACCTGAGTCCATATTTGGACTCAATTGGAACTAATTTCAAGCATGGAGCAAATTTTGCAACCGGAGGTTCATCCATCCGTCCTGGTGGTTATAGTCCGTTCCATTTAGGCATACAAATTGCACAGTTTATACGGTTCAAGGCTCGCATTACATCTCTCTATG AATCAGGAAATTCCCAAGCATTATTCAAAAACAATCTTCCAAGGCCTGAAGATTTTTCTAGGGCTTTATACACATTTGACATGGGACAGAATGACTTGGCCTATGGATTTCAACTCACTACGGAACAACAAGTTATCAACTCAATTCCTGATATACTGACCCAGTTTTCACAAGCACTGCAT GAATTATACAAAGAAGGGGCAAGATTTTTCTGGGTGCATAATACAGGCCCAATAGGTTGTTTGCCTTATAGTGTTATATACAACTCAAAGCCtagaaataaagataaaaatggATGTGTAAAATCTCAAAATAAGGTTGCTCAAGAGTTTAATAAGCAATTAAAGGACAAAATTTCCCAGCTGAGCAGAGAGCTTCATCATTCAACATTCACTTATGTTGATGTGTATTCAGCTAAATATCATCTAATTAGTACTGCCAACACTCAAGGTAACATTATACTTTAA
- the LOC126672118 gene encoding L-aspartate oxidase 2-a, chloroplastic yields the protein MATNVAAFTGNLNCGLSKSRIQTSWISSVGSNGCFKKELSWSHGVSKIFQIQKCNVSQSTIGRQWKTLGTRTFTVSSSLKDESTKYFDFIIIGSGVAGLRYALEVAQYGTVAVITKAEPHESNTNYAQGGVSAVLCASDSVESHMQDTIVAGAYLCDEESVRIVCTEGPDRIRELISMGVMFDYGEDGNLHLAREGGHSHHRIVHAADMTGREIERALLEAVDNDHNISMFEHQFALDLLTSQDGPDTVCHGVDTINTETLEVVRFISKVILLASGGAGHIYPTTTNPPVATGDGIAMAHRAQAVVSNMEFVQFHPTALADEGLPIQPSTPRENAFLITEAVRGDGGLLYNLSSERFMPQYDERLELAPRDVVARSIDDQLKKRNEKYVLLDISHKPREKILSHFPNIAAECLKHGLDITRDPIPVVPAAHYICGGVRAGLQGETNVRGLYVAGEVACTGLHGANRLASNSLLEALVFARRAVQPSIDHMMSSNLDLGAANWWARPVVPKALKSSVMDDISKTTAKVRKEMQSIMWKYVGIVRSTTRLETAERRIRELESEWEKHLFEQGWEQSMVSLEACELRNLFCCAKLVLNSAMARQESRGLHYTTDFPHVEESKRLPTIIFPSPMNSSWSSRQLHRNAPEFTTAAQ from the exons ATGGCAACAAATGTAGCTGCTTTTACTGGTAATCTCAACTGTGGATTGAGCAAATCCAGAATACAAACTTCTTGGATTTCCAGTGTGGGATCTAATGGATGCTTCAAGAAAGAGCTTTCGTG GTCACATGGAGTGTCGAAGATCTTTCAGATCCAGAAATGCAATGTTTCCCAATCTACGATTGGCAGGCAGTGGAAAACTCTTGGGACAAGGACATTTACTGTGTCATCTTCCTTGAAAGATGAATCCACCAagtattttgattttatcattattgGAAGTGGGGTTGCTGGCCTTCGCTATGCGCTTGAGGTTGCACAATATGGAACTGTTGCTGTGATCACCAAAGCTGAGCCTCATGAGAGCAATACAAACTATGCTCAAGGTGGTGTTAGTGCTGTGTTGTGTGCTTCCGACTCTGTGGAAAGTCATATGCAGGACACTATTGTAGCAGGGGCTTATCTATGCGATGAGGAGTCAGTCAGG ATCGTCTGTACTGAAGGGCCTGATAGGATCAGGGAGTTGATATCTATGGGTGTAATGTTTGATTACGGTGAGGATGGAAACTTGCACCTTGCAAGGGAAGGGGGTCACTCTCACCATCGGATTGTCCATGCTGCTGACATGACTGGAAGGGAGATTGAGCGAGCTCTGCTAGAGGCAGTTGACAATGATCATAATATATCTATGTTTGAACATCAATTTGCTCTAGATCTGCTAACTTCTCAg gACGGTCCTGACACAGTTTGCCATGGTGTTGACACAATCAATACTGAAACACTAGAG GTTGTTCGATTTATTTCGAAGGTGATATTACTTGCTTCAGGTGGGGCTGGCCACATCTATCCAACGACCACAAACCCTCCG GTAGCCACCGGAGATGGGATTGCAATGGCTCATAGGGCTCAAGCTGTGGTTTCGAACATGGA ATTTGTGCAATTCCACCCAACTGCCTTAGCTGATGAAGGCCTTCCTATCCAGCCAAGCACACCGCGAGAAAATGCATTTCTCATTACTGAAGCTGTCAGGGGGGATGGAGGTCTGCTTTATAATTTAAGCTCGGAAAGATTCATGCCCCAATATGACGAAAGACTTGAGCTAGCTCCTAGAGATGTGGTGGCAAGAAGCATAGATGACCAACTGAAAAAGCGTAACGAGAAGTACGTGCTGCTCGATATAAGTCACAAGCCAAGAGAAAAGATTCTCTCTCACTTCCCCAACATAGCTGCTGAATGTCTTAAGCATGGCCTCGACATAACCCGTGACCCGATTCCAGTGGTTCCTGCTGCCCATTATATATGTGGTGGAGTCCGTGCTGGGCTTCAGGGCGAGACAAATGTGCGAGGCCTGTATGTAGCAGGTGAGGTTGCTTGCACTGGTTTGCACGGAGCAAACCGACTTGCTAGCAATTCACTGCTTGAGGCGCTGGTTTTTGCACGAAGAGCTGTCCAGCCTTCCATTGATCACATGATGAGCTCTAACCTCGATCTCGGTGCTGCAAATTGGTGGGCCCGACCAGTCGTGCCTAAAGCACTAAAGAGCAGCGTAATGGACGACATATCAAAGACAACTGCGAAAGTAAGGAAAGAAATGCAATCAATTATGTGGAAATACGTGGGAATTGTTCGATCAACAACAAGGCTGGAAACCGCAGAGCGTAGAATCCGAGAATTGGAGTCCGAGTGGGAAAAACACTTATTTGAACAAGGATGGGAGCAGTCGATGGTAAGCCTCGAGGCATGTGAATTGAGAAACCTGTTCTGTTGTGCAAAGCTGGTGCTGAATAGTGCAATGGCAAGGCAAGAAAGCCGCGGCCTTCACTACACTACAGATTTCCCTCATGTGGAGGAAAGTAAAAGGTTGCCTACTATTATATTCCCGTCTCCTATGAACAGCAGCTGGAGTTCGCGGCAGCTACACAGAAACGCCCCTGAGTTTACAACTGCAGCACAATAA